The Romeriopsis navalis LEGE 11480 nucleotide sequence CCACTAATAGACAAGCATAGCGATCGCGCAATTGTGTCGCAATCGCATGGAAATCTTGGCCATTGCCGAGGAAACCGTGCAGAAAAACGATCGTGGGTTGAGCGCGATCGCCCACCCATCGATAACTCAGCTGTACCACTACACCTCTAGCCTCACATTCACTGTGACCACTACTTCACTAGCAGTACAATGCCATTTTTATGTTTACTGACCAAATCCGTATAGGCAAGGCCCAACGAGGACAACACGGGATAATTAAATATCCGTTTCCAGCCCTTCCTCGGCGTCTGACGATAACTCCAAGAAATGAACCCGTGGGTATGGGGGTAGGTATAAGCCCGACGGAAACCGACTTGCTGCGCCGCTCGCTTGATCAACCAAGGGGGCATATCCCGCTCCGTCACCCCAAATTCCTGCATCGCTTTAATCGAGTCGGGACTCTTAGAATGTCCTTCCCCCGGCTCTGACGTAATACAGACACCACCCGGACGTAAGGCTTGGTAAACAGCGCGCAAGGCGGAAACCTCATCCACCGCATGGTGTAAACAATCAAAAAATACGGCACAGTCGAATTCATCATGGAAATCCATCGATTCGTAGTCAGAGATGACAAAATCGAGGTTTTGCAAATTTTGACGATCGCGGTTTTGTTCCGCATGGTGAATCATATCTGCCGCAATATCTTGTCCCACGACGTGATA carries:
- a CDS encoding class I SAM-dependent methyltransferase; translation: MCDLRGAAGFGFILFHAATDAVATATDATADTVIDTADWYDAHSSICLSERVMPKQGEIDYLKNIGEDAIQHAVYKPFSDAFCGSYLMEIGAMMTLLPQPPGRLLDLGCGTGWTSCFWAKRGYHVVGQDIAADMIHHAEQNRDRQNLQNLDFVISDYESMDFHDEFDCAVFFDCLHHAVDEVSALRAVYQALRPGGVCITSEPGEGHSKSPDSIKAMQEFGVTERDMPPWLIKRAAQQVGFRRAYTYPHTHGFISWSYRQTPRKGWKRIFNYPVLSSLGLAYTDLVSKHKNGIVLLVK